A segment of the Deltaproteobacteria bacterium genome:
TCAGTGGTACACTTTACGCCCGCGATTTATGCCTCCGCGATGGTGAGGTGTTCGTCAAAGCCAACCCGTCGCAGAAAATTTCATTGGCGAAAGCGGTCAACCGAACGGGCGAATTGATCGGCCGGGCGACCACCAATCCGCGTTTTAAGGACGATGTCCAAGGCAAAAGTTTCGCCGCCCATTTCGCTGAAGTGGAAGTCGACAGCGTCACCGGTCACGTACGAATCACTCGCTACGTCGCGGCGCACGACAGCGGCACGATCATCAATCGCTTGGCGGCGGAAAGCCAAATCAAAGGCGGCGTCACCCAAGGCATCGGCATGGCGCTTACCGAAGAATTAATCATCGACAAAGTGACGGCGACACCGATCAATCCCAACTATCGCGACGCCAAGGTGCCGACCCATTTGGAAGCGCCGGAGATCGAAGTGATCTTCGTCGAGCATGCCGATCCCTACGGTCCCTTCGGTGCCAAAGTCGTCGGCGAGCCGCCGATCACTCCATCGGTGGGCACCATCGCCAATGCGATCTTCAACGCCACAGGCAAGCGCATCAAAGAGCTGCCGATCACGCCGGATAAAATTCTCCGCGCGGTGCGGGTCTAGGGAGGAGCGACGAGCATGAAAAGTTTTGAAAACATCGATGCCAAAAGCGTCAAAGAAGCGGTCGGGCTATTGCAGAAATTCCACCAGCAGAAAAAATTCGCCGCGGTGGTCGGCGGCGGCAGCGAATTTTTACAGCTGATGAAAGATCACGTCGTCGAGCCGGATTACGTGATCAATCTAAAAACCATTCCCGGCCTCGATTACATTCGTGAGGAGCGCGGCGGTTTTCGCATTGGTGCCCTGGCCAAGTTGGCCGACATCGATGAGCATGCGGCGATTCGCGAAAAACTGTTGATCCTTTCCGACGCCGCCGGCGAAGCGGCGTCGCCGCAGATCCGTAACGCCGGCACGCTGGCTGGCAATCTTTGCCAGCGGCCGTTCTGCTGGTATTTTCGCTCAGCCAATTTTACTTGTCTGCGCAAAGGCGGTCAGGTTTGTTACACGGTCACCGGCGACGGCCGCTTTCATTCGATCCTCGGCGCCGGGCCGAGCTACATCGTCCATCCATCCGATACCGCGCCGGCTTTGGTCGCGCTCGGCGCGCAAATTAAAATCGCCGGACCGGCGGGGAAAAAAACTATTCCCTTGGAACAATTCTTC
Coding sequences within it:
- a CDS encoding xanthine dehydrogenase family protein subunit M, with translation MKSFENIDAKSVKEAVGLLQKFHQQKKFAAVVGGGSEFLQLMKDHVVEPDYVINLKTIPGLDYIREERGGFRIGALAKLADIDEHAAIREKLLILSDAAGEAASPQIRNAGTLAGNLCQRPFCWYFRSANFTCLRKGGQVCYTVTGDGRFHSILGAGPSYIVHPSDTAPALVALGAQIKIAGPAGKKTIPLEQFFVLPSVDYRRENILNPGEIVTEIYVPLPKTGSKGFFHKMRERLAWDHAIVAVATIVESSGGVVRNARVVLGGVAPIPWRAVKAEEFLRGKKLDEATAKQAGELAVEGANPLKDNAYKVKLAQDLVQRGLLASV
- a CDS encoding xanthine dehydrogenase family protein molybdopterin-binding subunit, whose protein sequence is MPFNNIETAYRTGTLLTRHFLPDLCRFSGTLYARDLCLRDGEVFVKANPSQKISLAKAVNRTGELIGRATTNPRFKDDVQGKSFAAHFAEVEVDSVTGHVRITRYVAAHDSGTIINRLAAESQIKGGVTQGIGMALTEELIIDKVTATPINPNYRDAKVPTHLEAPEIEVIFVEHADPYGPFGAKVVGEPPITPSVGTIANAIFNATGKRIKELPITPDKILRAVRV